ACTATAGAGGCGAGCTCGGTGGAACCGAGTTCTGCCCAGAGGTCTTCGGTCGGGTGGTACCTGATTTCGTCGAGACCCGCAGCCTCCAGCTTCTTGGCGTTCTCCAGGCTGATGACCGCGGTGTACATGTGGATGTGATGTTCCTTTCCGAACTGGGCTTTCAGGAGTTCGATGTAGTGGATGGTGCGGTCCAGCACGGCGGAGGGGTCCCCTCCGGTGATGCCGGTACCCTCAGCGTCCATGGATTCGGCCTCGCGGATGATATCCTCGTCGGAGTAGGCCCTGCCTTCGTTGGCATAGACGACATCCCTGCCCTTCTTTTCGTTGGAAATGGGGCAGTAGAAGCATCCCGCGCTGCATCTGCCGGTCACCAGGAGCACCATCTTGGATCCCCTGATGCAGTACTGGCAGCCTTTGGCGAGATCGCCGTTGGCGGCGGAGCCCGATTCAAACCTCTGAACGCTCATGCCACTTCCATTGGCGAGTGTTATATAAGATTCGTGCGATGGGCATGCATGAGAAAGAGTTCGCGCCTTATTCTGGCACTCGACGAGACCGACAAGAGCAAAGCCTTGGCAATCGCCGGGTCCGTGGCCGGACTCGTGGACGCCATCAAGATCAACTGGCCCCTGGTCCTTTCGGCCGGCCCCGAGATCATCACCGAGCTGTCCAAGTTCTCCGACGTCATCTGCGATTTCAAGGTCGCGGACATCCCCAACACCGTCCACCTCATCGTGGAGGGTTCCGTCAACCGCGGGGCCGCCGCAGTGATCGTGCACGCCTTCCCCGGTAGCGACTCCCTCGAGGAAGCTGTAAAGACCGCCGGAGACCGTGCTGTCATCTATGCGGTTACCGAGATGAGCCATCCCGGAGGCAAGGAGTTCACAGCCCCCAACGCCGAGGCGCTGGCACAGATGGGTGTGAAGTGCGGAGTGGCAGGTTTCATCGCTCCCGCGACCCGTCCCGAGCGTATCGCCGCTATCAGGAAAATCATCGGAGACCGCGAGATCCTCTCTCCCGGTGTCGGTGCCCAGGGCGGTTCCGCCGCCGATGCCATCAAGGCCGGTGCCGATTACGTCATCGTGGGCAGAGCAATCTACAAGGCCGAGAATCCCAGAGCTGTCGCCGAGCAGATCTGCAAAGAGATTCAGAGCGTACTCTGAACGCTGTTCACGCGGGCGCTGGCTCTTTTTATAATATAATATAAGAAGGGGTTAAATAGAGATTCGGGTATTGTGCGCTATTCCAAATCGATTTACGGAGATTCGAGAATGCGCACAGTTGCAAAAGAAAAGACCAGTCCCGTCGCTTCTGAAGGCGGGGCATCCGCAGCTCCCGAGAACGGGAACAGCGGATCATGGTTCAGAACGCACTGGTGCCTGATCTCCCTGTTCGTGATCATCGCGGTATCCTTCATTCTGAGGTTCGCATTCGCGTACGGGGTCTCCGCCGGCGACAATTATGCCCTGTCCGGCGGTTCCAGTGCATCCAGTCACCTTCGCATCGTAACCGAGATACTTGCAGGAACCTATGATCCTGCCAACCAGATCACCATCAACTACCCGTACGGATCTGGAAGCATCTCTGGCCCCCTGTTCGACTACATCATCGCGGCCTTTGCCTACATCGTGACCCTCTGCGGGGTCAGCCAGGCAACTGCGGCCGCAGGAACCCTCGCCTGGTCCGCACCCATCTTCGGTGCGCTCACCTGCATCCCTGTCTATCTTCTCGGCAGGAAGCTGTTCAAGGACGAGAAAATCGGACTGCTGGCAGCGGTGTTCTACGCACTGTTCCCGCTCATGATCATGACGACCGCCTTCTCCAACGGAACCGAGAATGCATTCGTATGCTTCCTTATGGTCTGGTTCGTTTACTTCGTCGTGAAGACCCTCGAGGCCGTCGACGCAGTCGAGATCACCGGCGTAAAGCAGGTCTTCTCCAACGAGCCCGTCAGGACCTACATGCTCTTCTCCGCGGTGTTCCTGGCCTTCCTGGTCCTCTCCTGGACCGGATTCTGGACCATCATCGCCTGCGCGGCGGCCATCATGTTCGTCACTCTCCTGTTCAGGCGCATCGGCAGGAAGGACCTCCTGGCCACCGTCGTCATCGGCAGTTTCATCCTGCTGGTGGGAGTCGGAATCGGAGCCATCTACTACATCCCCCTCGGACTGTGGAGCCCCGTCTTCCAGGGCGGCTGCCTCCTGGCAGTCCTCGTGGTGGTCTACAGCGTGCTGTTCCTCGTCCTCGAGAAGCAGCCCTGGGTACTCTCCATCCCCCTCACCATCGTGGTGATTGTCGCCGTCGCGGCCGTTCTCGCCGTGTTCGCACCTTCCGTATCTTCGGCACTCCTCCACGGCAGCAGCCCCCAGGTTGGTGCACTCGCCACCGATCTCTCACACCAGTTCAGCAGGACCAGCATCTCCTCCATGGCGGCATACTATGGATGGATGACCGTCTGGTTCCCCCTGGCTCTCGGTGTCTGGATGGCATACAAGTACCGTGCGAACGCCAAATCCCACCTCTACACCTTCCTCATGCTGTGGCTGTTCTGCTGCTTCTTCATCGGCTGGTTCAGCGCCGACTACGCAGTCGTCGCCGGAGCCGGATTCGCAGTAGGATCCGCTGCACTCGTCGTCATGGTGTTCAGGGCAGTCGATCTCAAAGCCTACCTCAAGTCCCTCCGCGGCCTCGGCGTCAAGGGCGGACTGAAGAAGGCATTCGACTTCTTCCCCCTCGTCACCCTCCTCGTGGCCGTCTGCCTGGTCGCTGCCCCTGCCGCAGTGTATGCCGCAGATGCAGCCACCCCCACCAACAACGAGCACGCCAACTACTTCGGCGGACTCGGATACACGATCAACACCAACGATTCCAGCATGGTGAACGCCACCTGGAATTCCTACAGTACCCAGGCCAAGGCCGGTGCCCTCATGTCCTGGTACGGTTACTCCGATGCCGCCAGCTCCGTAGGCGGATTCAGTACCGTCACTAGCTCCGTGGGCGGCGGAACCTCGGCCATGGCCTCCGCCTACTTGTCCGCAGGCAGCGCAGGAGCGATTGCCTCCTTCATCATCCGTCTTGCCGAGAGCAACCCCGACGCCTACAGCGCAACCTTCGCCTCTGCCGGCGTCCCCGACCTCGTCAAGTACATCAAGAACCCCGCCGACGCCCGCGCCTACATGTCCGCCCACGTCGACAAGTTCGTCGCATACAACACCAACGTCCACGACGAGAGCCTGCCCTACATCGTAGGTGTCTCCTACCTTACCGAGAACCTCGGTGAGAACCAGCTCGCAGACCTGTACAACAAGGTCCGTGCCGTCAGCGGCAACACAATCTCCTACATCGAGGTCGACGGAAGCATGCTCCCGACCTACTACGGCGACGGAAGCTACACCTCCACCATCGGTTACTACGGAGACTACGTGTCCACCCAGTATGACGGACTCGCTTCCCTGTACGAAGTGAGCTCCACCACCCAGATGTACTACCAGTACGGTGGACTCGCACAGCTCTACTACAACTACCTCGACGGAATGTACGAGACCTTCCTGTGGAACGCACTCATCGGAGTGACCCCCTCCCAGTACGGACTCACCTCCACCGCCGGATCCAGCAACCTGACCCTCTTCGAGGCTCTCGCCAACTCCGACGGAACTGTCAAGGCACAGCCCGCAGCCGGTATGAGCGACTTCACTGTCTCCTACTGGCACGTCAAATACCGCGCCAACGACAACGCCGACTGGGTCGACATGGACGCCAACGCAGCCCTTGCCAAACAGAAGGCAGAGGGAGGTTACATCAACTACCTCGCCTCCGTCGTCGTCCTTGAGTACAACTCCACCGCCAGGACCGCTATCAGCGGAACCGTGACCTCCGCCGAGGACATCTCCGGCCTCAGGGTCGCTGTCTTCGAGAAGGACACCCTCGGCGCCAGCGGAGCCACCTCTTACATCCAGCGCAGCACCACCCACGTCAACGCTGACGGAACCTACACTGTCTCCGTGCCCACCGGCACCGATTATGTCGTAAGGTACTACGTCGGATCCACCGGCCTCAGGGACGGAACCCTCTACAAGACCTTCGACAGCGTCCAGACCGCCATGACCCTCTCCGCAGTAGCGGTCAGCGGAAACCTCACCTACGCTACCGGAGCAGGCAACGTTACTGAAGAGGTCAAGATGACCTTCACCGGAAGCAACGGCAACGTCGTCTCCGCGACCTTCGGAGATTCCGCCCACCCCGAGGCATTCTCCGCCGACCTGCTGCCCGACGTCTACACCGTCAAGGTATACAGCAAGAACAACACCGCACTCGGAACCTCCACTGTGTCTGTCGTCGACACCATCACTGGCCTCACCATCAGCGCCGGTATGAGCGAGATCAAGGTCACCGTGAACGATGTCTACGGAGCAGCCCTCACCGAGGCTGCCGAGGTGACCTTCATCGATGCTTCCGGTAACGTGTTCACCAGGTCCGTTGCTAACGGCAGCGCATCCGTCTACCTCAATGCAGGCGAATACTCCGCATACATCGGAGGAAAGGACTCCTCTGCAACTAAGGCCTATGTCTCCACCGAGACCAAGACCGTCACTGCCGGAAGCTCCGCAGGATCCGTGACCTTCACCGTCTGCGAAGCAACCGACATGTCTCCCTCGGCCGGAACCGTCTACTCGACCCTCGGATACACCACCGTTTCGGGAACCACCAACTACGTCCCCTCCACTCTGAACGGTAAGCTCACTGCTCTCGACAGCAGCAAGGCCGCTCTGAACGGAACCCTCACTTACAACAACAATGGCGTAGCCGGAACCGTCGCATTCATCAAAGCCGACGCAGTGTACCAGTTCGCAGCCGGTACCGACGGTAAGTTCAGTGCCACTGTGGATGCCGGAGACTACACCGTCTATGCAAAGGACAGCAGCGGACACGTGACAATCGCTACCGTGGAGGCGAAAGAGGGAATGTCCATCGCTCTCGAGAATGGTAACAAGTATACCGCCTACGTCAGCATGTATCCCTTCAACACCACAGTCGGTCTGCCCTTCGTGCCTCTGACCTTCACCGTCAACGACTCCTTCACCATCCCCGCCGCCACCGGCGCGGACGGTAAGTTCGTACTGAGCGTGCCTTCCGGTGCAACTGTGAAGTACGCCGTGGCAGCTGCAGACCTCACCGGTGTGTATGGAACCGTCATGACCTTCACCGATTACACCTCCGATGTTACCACCGTATCTGGAGACTCGACCGTCGAGTGCAAGATCGACAGGGCATCCAGCACCACCGCTACCAACAAGATCAACGATGTCTCCAAGGACAGTCTGAGCTTCGTCGACTCCGACGGAAACCCCATCTCCAGTCTGACCATCAAGTTCAGCACCTATGAGGCAACCATTTCCAGCGGAGCTATCACCGATCTGAAGAAGGGTACCGAGGCAGCTACCGGAATCACCCCCGGAACCTACTACGTGACCGTGAAGGAC
The sequence above is a segment of the methanogenic archaeon ISO4-H5 genome. Coding sequences within it:
- a CDS encoding orotidine 5'-phosphate decarboxylase PyrF, coding for MRKSSRLILALDETDKSKALAIAGSVAGLVDAIKINWPLVLSAGPEIITELSKFSDVICDFKVADIPNTVHLIVEGSVNRGAAAVIVHAFPGSDSLEEAVKTAGDRAVIYAVTEMSHPGGKEFTAPNAEALAQMGVKCGVAGFIAPATRPERIAAIRKIIGDREILSPGVGAQGGSAADAIKAGADYVIVGRAIYKAENPRAVAEQICKEIQSVL
- a CDS encoding adhesin-like protein, with protein sequence MRTVAKEKTSPVASEGGASAAPENGNSGSWFRTHWCLISLFVIIAVSFILRFAFAYGVSAGDNYALSGGSSASSHLRIVTEILAGTYDPANQITINYPYGSGSISGPLFDYIIAAFAYIVTLCGVSQATAAAGTLAWSAPIFGALTCIPVYLLGRKLFKDEKIGLLAAVFYALFPLMIMTTAFSNGTENAFVCFLMVWFVYFVVKTLEAVDAVEITGVKQVFSNEPVRTYMLFSAVFLAFLVLSWTGFWTIIACAAAIMFVTLLFRRIGRKDLLATVVIGSFILLVGVGIGAIYYIPLGLWSPVFQGGCLLAVLVVVYSVLFLVLEKQPWVLSIPLTIVVIVAVAAVLAVFAPSVSSALLHGSSPQVGALATDLSHQFSRTSISSMAAYYGWMTVWFPLALGVWMAYKYRANAKSHLYTFLMLWLFCCFFIGWFSADYAVVAGAGFAVGSAALVVMVFRAVDLKAYLKSLRGLGVKGGLKKAFDFFPLVTLLVAVCLVAAPAAVYAADAATPTNNEHANYFGGLGYTINTNDSSMVNATWNSYSTQAKAGALMSWYGYSDAASSVGGFSTVTSSVGGGTSAMASAYLSAGSAGAIASFIIRLAESNPDAYSATFASAGVPDLVKYIKNPADARAYMSAHVDKFVAYNTNVHDESLPYIVGVSYLTENLGENQLADLYNKVRAVSGNTISYIEVDGSMLPTYYGDGSYTSTIGYYGDYVSTQYDGLASLYEVSSTTQMYYQYGGLAQLYYNYLDGMYETFLWNALIGVTPSQYGLTSTAGSSNLTLFEALANSDGTVKAQPAAGMSDFTVSYWHVKYRANDNADWVDMDANAALAKQKAEGGYINYLASVVVLEYNSTARTAISGTVTSAEDISGLRVAVFEKDTLGASGATSYIQRSTTHVNADGTYTVSVPTGTDYVVRYYVGSTGLRDGTLYKTFDSVQTAMTLSAVAVSGNLTYATGAGNVTEEVKMTFTGSNGNVVSATFGDSAHPEAFSADLLPDVYTVKVYSKNNTALGTSTVSVVDTITGLTISAGMSEIKVTVNDVYGAALTEAAEVTFIDASGNVFTRSVANGSASVYLNAGEYSAYIGGKDSSATKAYVSTETKTVTAGSSAGSVTFTVCEATDMSPSAGTVYSTLGYTTVSGTTNYVPSTLNGKLTALDSSKAALNGTLTYNNNGVAGTVAFIKADAVYQFAAGTDGKFSATVDAGDYTVYAKDSSGHVTIATVEAKEGMSIALENGNKYTAYVSMYPFNTTVGLPFVPLTFTVNDSFTIPAATGADGKFVLSVPSGATVKYAVAAADLTGVYGTVMTFTDYTSDVTTVSGDSTVECKIDRASSTTATNKINDVSKDSLSFVDSDGNPISSLTIKFSTYEATISSGAITDLKKGTEAATGITPGTYYVTVKDPTDVFINSQSIKVYPNTTKIALETVNCFKLEYTLGETSDSISIVAVKDADGKQGATYRDTNAYLVEDGFEYYFKVTNGDKVAYSQTYSAAGSFSGYTLENKVTVSGYVGSKAAGTVKAVYDTNVNVIATLSEGSYSLDLPAAKVVDLILNASTTNGGYVYKATDVIFADDYTVPNENAVYNASVNMTRTEETGVIAISSASFSNGTGTVTLTVENKNDYPVTYFVNGSDAFILDKTYVVTLDKLATSSSITVTGFYNENTVGAGNTGVSISVTDSAGTNVATKVIPRTASWTGVTGDLTWERSTDTNNVHDSVDGYSYKYALVFHNGNTTLKSATVTATVSDADAWNVSVTDADGYLVQASGSAFELNGLGDTTLYVVISSKTGSSITSIPNVELTVGGDVSGTATLAAATGTLNETEGSASGDKSDNNKTGLAPAFWIFTVLTILMFLILLWSGMKRGVFSRRN